A stretch of Babesia bigemina genome assembly Bbig001, chromosome : III DNA encodes these proteins:
- a CDS encoding GTP1/OBG family protein, putative: MRSPWRASGVARTFNKDVAKVFGELMAPKHEETFPRYQTPFVDYLRVKCRGGHGGSPLPNVNRSQKLAGPGYGGHGGDVILKPTHLVESLLHIEETIKANNGGDAEGTSRGKHAKHTTVNVPLGVIVRKRIKTMAGYRSVFWHQFQEERHSIVVARGGKGGLGPSTFKKHDNRLPEVGETTHIELELRLINDVALIGRPNAGKTSLVSALTSYMTRIGPEEGSTTRPHVAVLRFVDGLDVRLMDLPPFSAENEQIYARILRHIYRTKVVAYVINAADDQGDPVDTLQQLRAIVKASNMYQQDKTELVVMTKCDMFHKEALYNLDKVYYKLRNETPHVRVVGTSATHRLGLQRLVNTLRELVHPKQVLYTPRETVESQEIKFIKQPDEPPGEIMVG; this comes from the exons ATGCGGTCGCCCTGGAGGGCCTCGGGGGTGGCCAGGACGTTTAACAAGGACGTCGCCAAGGTGTTTGGCGAACTGATGGCGCCCAAGCACGAGGAGACCTTCCCCAG GTACCAGACGCCGTTCGTGGACTACCTCAGGGTCAAGTGCAGGGGCGGGCACGGCGGAAGCCCGCTGCCGAACGTCAACCGCTCGCAGAAGCTGGCGGGGCCGGGCTACGGCGGGCACGGCGGGGATGTCATCCTCAAGCCGACGCACCTGGTGGAGAGCCTGCTGCACATCGAGGAGACCATCAAGGCGAACAACGGAGGAGACGCGGAGGGCACAAGTCGCGGGAAGCacgccaagcacaccacggTCAATGTGCCGCTCGGGGTCATAGTCAGGAAGCGCATCAAAACCATGGCGGGGTACCGGAGTGTCTTCTG GCACCAGTTCCAGGAGGAACGGCACTCGATAGTGGTGGCGCGCGGCGGGAAGGGGGGGCTGGGGCCGTCGACGTTCAAGAAGCACGACAACAGGCTGCCGGAGGTGGGGGAGACCACCCACATCGAACTGGAGCTGAGGCTGATAAACGACGTGGCGCTCATCGGGAGGCCGAACGCCGGCAAGACCAGCCTCGTAAGCGCGCTGACGTCCTACATGACCAGAATCGGGCCCGAGGAGGGCTCCACCACCAGGCCGCACGTGGCGGTGCTGAGGTTCGTCGACGGGCTCGACGTCAGGCTGATGGACCTGCCGCCATTCTCAGCGGAAAACGAGCAGATTTACGCGAGGATATTGCGGCACATATATCGCACGAAGGTGGTGGCAtacgtcatcaacgcagctGACGACCAAGGCGACCCGGTGGACACCCTGCAACAGCTGAGGGCCATAGTCAAGGCGTCGAACATGTACCAGCAAGACAAGACGGAGCTCGTCGTCATGACCAAGTGCGACATGTTCCACAAGGAGGCGCTCTACAACCTCGACAAGGTATACTACAAGCTGCGGAACGAGACGCCGCACGTGAGGGTGGTGGGCACCTCGGCGACGCACAGGCTGGGGCTGCAGCGGCTGGTCAACACGCTCAGGGAGCTCGTTCACCCGAAGCAGGTGCTGTACACGCCGCGAGAAACGGTGGAGAGCCAGGAAATCAAGTTCATCAAACAACCGGACGAGCCGCCAGGTGAGATCATGGTGGGATGA